The genomic stretch TTATTCGCACTTTATACGAAAGTCCTCTCGGCACCTACTATGAGCAGTTCAATTTTATCGAAAGAATGACGGACGCACACTACGAATTTCTGATGAATCTCCCGACGGTGGTCGTCGGCAAAAACGGCTTCGTTGGTATCCATGCGGGTCCCGCGCGTTTTGTCACAAACCTTGCTGATCTGATAAATCCGAACCCCAAAACCCTTGAGGAACTCCTTTGGCATCGTCCAGAGATTACTTATAGTGGTGGATACACCTTGACGCACATTAAAAATTTCCTTGAAGCCATCCATGGGAATATCCTTGTTGTCGGGCACACCCCGATCCACTATTTTCCAAGGCGGAATGTCAGAGATGGTATCGCGACGTTCGGTGAAAGCCAACTCATTTTTTCCACAGGCTACAGCGGTCGACCCGGAATTCCTGCGTATATTGAAATTGATTTAGCAGAGACGTATCCGTCTGTAGATGTGCTGAAGTTAGGTAAAAATATCCATCACCTCTATAGCGGCACCCGAAAGCCAAAATCTGACTGAACGGATATTTTCGTCAGAAAGACACTCACCATGCGACCACTCCTTTATATCATGATTCCAGTGTTGATCCTTACGATTATTCTCGCCGCCCGTTTTGTAACATGGGATGCAATAAAGGGTGCAAACCCACAGGCGCAAGCAGAGGTGCGGGAGGGGACAGCATCGTTGCGGACCTGGAAGATTCCACACGCAATAGCGGCGTTCACACGCGCTATTGAGACGGAACCTAAATATGCTGAAGCTTACGTGAAACGCGGACTGGCATATTATCGTGCGGGACAGTATAAAGCAGCCATCTCGGATTACACCCGAACGTTAGACCTGAATCGGTATCACGCCGATGCGTTCGCAAGTCGTGGCGATGCGTATCGAGCGTTAGGCGACATGCAACAGGCTATTACAGATTACTCAGCCTCACTAAAAAAAAGGTGGAACGCCCGTGTTATGCAAAGGCGGGCACATACCTATTTTGAACAGGGAACTATTGCGGGCGCGTTCGCCGACTACAACACTGTCATTAAACGGCAACCGAGTGCAGCGGCTTACTACGCCCGTGGTAATGCCTATCTACGGCTTTCCACCGAAAGTGACGAAGATCGTTTAAGACTCGCCTTGGCAGATTTGAATCAGGCTATCGGTTTGGAACAGCGTTTCTCGGGTGCGTATATCCATCGAGCGCAGGTGCATGCCCGCTTGGGAGAACAGGTATCGGCAAACGCTGATTATAGGAACGCTGTAGACCTTTTCACCGAAACAATTCGCACATGGCAGGGTGAACCGAACGCGCTGACACAAGTTTACCTCTGGCGTGCCTTCGCGCACCAAAAATTAGGCGAAGTCGATAAGGCAGAGATAGATGTCCAAGAAACGTATGAACGCATTTTTAGTTTTTTCTTGAAAAAAGTAAGAAATTGTGATATACTATAAGGGTGGAGTCAGGGTGAAATTTTAGCATTCTGCCTGATCTTCCCTTTTTTTGCCCGCGGATTCGCGATCAGAAAATAACTGCGACTGTCCGACTCACACGTTGAAACTTGATTTTATTCTTGAATTAATTTCCAATAGGAGGCGATTAGAATTAATATGACCGGAGAGGCATTGGGTTTAGTTGAAACGAGAGGCTTAGTTGGGAGCATTGAAGCTGCCGATGCTATGGTGAAAGCGGCAAATGTTCATCTTATTGGTTATCAGCAAATTGGTGCTGGCTACGTGACTGTCATGGTTCGTGGTGATGTTGGTGCTGTGAAAGCTGCAACGGATGTTGGGGCCGAGGCTGCGGCGCGCGTCGGTGAAGTAGTTTCAGTTCATGTGATTCCACGACCGCACGCTGAAGTCGAAACTATGTTGCCAAAATCTTAAATTTGGGAGTTCGCGGATTCATTGGACGTGCCTTGTTCTATGGCGTTCAGTATATCCTAACCAAGAAGGCAGAACATAGATGCCAGACCGTGCCCTTGTTGAGTTGATTACCCAGCGTGTTGTTAATAGACTCACGACAGACCAAGCCTGTAGCGGTTGCGCTTTGCGGACCTGCGATGCAGGCAACCGTGCTTGTGATGTCGTCGCACAACAGCAGCAAATTCCGGTTGGCGTTTCAGCACGACATGCCCATGTAACGCAGGAGCATCTTGAGATTCTATACGGTGCTGGACACCAACTGACTGTCTACGCTCCCCTCTATCAACCCGAAGCTTTCGCCGCCAATGAGACGCTAACGATCGTTGGGAAACGGATGCGTGCTATTGAAGCGGTTCGGATTCTTGGTCCCGTGCGAGATTACTCCCAAGTTGAAGTTGCTCAAACGGAAGCAATCCGGCTCGGATTAAATCCGCCTATTCGAGACTCAGGGGACCTTGCCGGTGCCGATCCGATTACCCTCATTGGTCCCGCAGGAAGCATTTATTTGGAGGAAGGGGCAATTTGTGCGACGCGGCACATCCATATGACCCCCGGAGATGCGAACGCACTCGGGATTCACGAGAACGACCTTTTAAAAGTGCATTTCCGTGGCGAGCGTGCGCTAACCTTTGAAAACGTCCGTCCCAAAATTCATGAAGATTATGTACTTCAGATGCACTTAGATACCGACGATGCCAATGCAGCAGGTTTAAAAGGCGGTGAACCCGTTGAAATCGTGCGCGATGTCGGTTGAGGCGTATAGAATTCCCAATATTTTGAGGCAGTATGAATCAGGAGCTGATTGACCAGATTCGGAGAATTGTGGAGAGGGTCCTGCAAGAGCAAACATCAGGCTCTACGCAAACCACACACGAAAAACGACTGCTCGCTATTTTTAGCGCAACACAGCTTGCGTTGGATGAACCCATCCAGCAACTTCAGACGTGCCAACAACATGGATGGGAAATTACAATAATTCTGTCCGATCTTGCAACCAAAGTTGCAAACCTCGAACCGATTTATGCCGCATTTGGTGAAGATAACGTTTTGCAAGAGAATGCTCTCAGCGATATAATAACTTTTGCGGAAACGTATCCACAAATTGTGCTCCCTGTCTTCTCATATCCGATGGCTGCGAAACTTGCGTTAAGGTTAGTGGACACGCCGTGTACCTATCTGGTGTTTGAAGCCCTCTCTAAGGGGAAAAAGGTTATCGCAGCCGCTGACGCACTTCATCAGAATGAAGTTTCCGTAAAAATAGGTACTATTTTCAGTAGACTTGAAGACGATTATGTAAACGCTTTGTCCGAATTAGGCGTTCAATTGGTACCAACGACCCAAATCGCCGAGTCGGTCGTAGAGAGCGTGAGTGGTTCGCGTGTTGCTGTGGAAAAAACTTTAATTAGCGCAACGACTATTTTAAATCTGGATGCGAATGTGCGAGAATTAGTTTATTCAAACCCAGCGATTATCACACCACTTGCCCGTGAGCAGGCGAAAAAAAGAGGTATTGAACTGATACCTAAAAATTGAGAAGACGTTGATTAACGCTTGACAATTCTTAAGGAAAATTGTATCATTTTTATGACAATTTGATTAAGATCGCCTAACTTTAGATACTCACGCGTCACCGCACTCGGTGGGTAGTAGAAGCCTATTGACAATGCCAAATCAAGGACATGAACATAGGAGGAGGATTCTCATGAAGACCCGTATTTCTATTTTAAGCGCAGTCTGCCTCATCAGTTGCTTTGCA from Candidatus Poribacteria bacterium encodes the following:
- a CDS encoding tetratricopeptide repeat protein; translated protein: MRPLLYIMIPVLILTIILAARFVTWDAIKGANPQAQAEVREGTASLRTWKIPHAIAAFTRAIETEPKYAEAYVKRGLAYYRAGQYKAAISDYTRTLDLNRYHADAFASRGDAYRALGDMQQAITDYSASLKKRWNARVMQRRAHTYFEQGTIAGAFADYNTVIKRQPSAAAYYARGNAYLRLSTESDEDRLRLALADLNQAIGLEQRFSGAYIHRAQVHARLGEQVSANADYRNAVDLFTETIRTWQGEPNALTQVYLWRAFAHQKLGEVDKAEIDVQETYERIFSFFLKKVRNCDIL
- the pduL gene encoding phosphate propanoyltransferase, with translation MPDRALVELITQRVVNRLTTDQACSGCALRTCDAGNRACDVVAQQQQIPVGVSARHAHVTQEHLEILYGAGHQLTVYAPLYQPEAFAANETLTIVGKRMRAIEAVRILGPVRDYSQVEVAQTEAIRLGLNPPIRDSGDLAGADPITLIGPAGSIYLEEGAICATRHIHMTPGDANALGIHENDLLKVHFRGERALTFENVRPKIHEDYVLQMHLDTDDANAAGLKGGEPVEIVRDVG
- a CDS encoding BMC domain-containing protein — protein: MTGEALGLVETRGLVGSIEAADAMVKAANVHLIGYQQIGAGYVTVMVRGDVGAVKAATDVGAEAAARVGEVVSVHVIPRPHAEVETMLPKS